A region of Zeugodacus cucurbitae isolate PBARC_wt_2022May chromosome 5, idZeuCucr1.2, whole genome shotgun sequence DNA encodes the following proteins:
- the LOC105219828 gene encoding kelch-like protein 1 isoform X2 yields MATSSKQATASQRNLNELKLHFMEKLMKKIFCFYDEQSLIDVTFKVSNPEAFIPAHRLILSAASPYFENLFNGDRGNAHVIEINDIDSDIFERLITFCYTGKALFTVNNVAATLKAAIVLQLEDAATICMDFIMSHIDECTLQGVYALERETQCELVKRKIHEYEIQNFLEISQRDEFLNFDVEKLQCLLKSDNLNITCEEDAYGAITRWYNHDVSARQEHLPRLVACLRLTQFDVDFLLTHIQSLPGCELLALQASTWISNPSARTKINMRFTEPRVGIGAGNCDEKTLLLVYEEHNSSKACALQYNKAEDTWQKYATLYNYNINSSAILKDDNLLFIGGDSYKSPSKSFLSWNIPNKTWRKLSKMNHRRQDHSVVELEGKIYAIGGRGENDTILQSVERYKTSNGWKFVAPLLKARYDAGAVAFNGKFYIMGGNWYNGYLKSVECYNTDSNSWSICADMRYNHVKPAVAVHNGHIYVFGAYYGSTNRGVVERYDSQRDTWSQICSLEGDPWGNLAFVSFDNKLWTIGHRSEQRITGVAVYDEANDNWVRKRSLPKGEIYSCFVVSLPLLTSK; encoded by the exons atggccACAAGTTCTAAGCAAGCAACTGCTTCACAGCGTAATTTGAATGAGTTGAAACTACATTTCATGGAgaaattaatgaagaaaatattttgcttctaCGATGAACAGTCTTTAATTGATGTGACTTTTAAAGTTTCTAACCCAGAGGCTTT TATACCCGCGCATCGTTTGATACTCTCAGCAGCGAGTCCTTACTTTGAGAACCTCTTCAACGGCGATCGAGGCAATGCACATgtcatcgaaataaatgatattgATAGTGATATCTTTGAGCGCTTAATAACATTTTGCTACACCGGAAAAGCGCTGTTTACCGTTAACAATGTCGCTGCGACGCTGAAGGCGGCAATCGTGTTGCAATTGGAAGATGCCGCGACCATTTGCATGGACTTCATTATGTCGCACATCGATGAATGCACATTACAGGGTGTATATGCGTTAGAACGCGAAACGCAATGTGAACTTGTCAAGCGGAAAATCCACGAATACGAAATACAGAATTTCTTAGAG ATCAGCCAACGCGACGAGTTTCTCAATTTTGATGTTGAGAAATTGCAATGCCTTCTAAAATCGGACAATTTGAATATAACCTGTGAGGAAGATGCATATGGTGCCATAACTCGTTGGTATAATCATGATGTTTCTGCGCGCCAAGAACACCTCCCTCGTTTAGTCGCTTGCCTGCGGCTCACTCAATTCGATGTGGACTTCCTTTTGACTCACATTCAGTCATTACCTGGCTGTGAATTGTTGGCCCTCCAGGCGTCCACGTGGATCAGTAATCCCTCAGCACGAACTAAGATAAATATGCGATTTACTGAACCACGTGTAGGTATCGGTGCTGGAAATTGTGATGAGAAAACATTGCTGCTTGTTTACGAAGAG CATAATTCGTCGAAGGCATGTGCACTTCAATATAATAAAGCTGAGGACACATGGCAAAAATATGCGActctatataattataatataaactctAGTGCGATTTTAAAGGATgacaatttgttatttattggtgGTGATAGCTATAAATCACCATCCAAAAGTTTTCTCAGTTGGAATATTCCAAATAAAACATGgcgaaaattgtcaaaaatgaaCCATAGAAGACAAGACCATAGTGTTGTCGAATTAGAAGGaaaaatatacgctattggtGGTCGTGGTGAGAATGATACTATTTTGCAGTCAGTTGAAAG GTATAAGACATCCAATGGTTGGAAGTTCGTGGCACCTTTGCTTAAAGCACGATACGATGCCGGTGCAGTGGCTTTCAATGGTAAATTCTACATAATGGGCGGCAACTGGTATAATGGTTACTTAAAAAGTGTTGAATGCTATAATACCGATTCGAATAGTTGGAGTATATGTGCAGATATGAGATATAATCATGTAAAGCCTGCT GTAGCTGTACACAATGGTCACATCTATGTTTTTGGCGCTTATTATGGTTCCACCAACAGGGGTGTTGTTGAACGTTACGATTCTCAGCGAGACACGTGGTCTCAG ATTTGCTCTCTGGAAGGTGATCCGTGGGGCAATCTCGCTTTCGTATCTTTTGACAATAAACTATGGACTATTGGTCACCGCAGTGAGCAGAGAATTACAGGAGTAGCGGTGTACGATGAGGCAAATGACAATTGGGTGCGGAAGAGATCATTGCCCAAAGGAGAAATATATTCTTGTTTTGTTGTCTCTTTGCCTTTACTGAcatcaaaataa
- the LOC105219828 gene encoding kelch-like protein 17 isoform X1: protein MATSSKQATASQRNLNELKLHFMEKLMKKIFCFYDEQSLIDVTFKVSNPEAFIPAHRLILSAASPYFENLFNGDRGNAHVIEINDIDSDIFERLITFCYTGKALFTVNNVAATLKAAIVLQLEDAATICMDFIMSHIDECTLQGVYALERETQCELVKRKIHEYEIQNFLEISQRDEFLNFDVEKLQCLLKSDNLNITCEEDAYGAITRWYNHDVSARQEHLPRLVACLRLTQFDVDFLLTHIQSLPGCELLALQASTWISNPSARTKINMRFTEPRVGIGAGNCDEKTLLLVYEEHNSSKACALQYNKAEDTWQKYATLYNYNINSSAILKDDNLLFIGGDSYKSPSKSFLSWNIPNKTWRKLSKMNHRRQDHSVVELEGKIYAIGGRGENDTILQSVERYTASNGWEFVAPLITARCEAGAVSLNGKVYIIGGSNGKTLKSVECYNPDSNSWTYCAVMREEYPSLSVAAHNGDIYVVGYFKGMPAVERYDPYRDTWTQICSLDGKLNLTTKRPYVLSGNWYGFACASLDNELWAIGSSMNNETTVEVYNEENDHWVQKRPLPKGFIYSCFVIPVTFLTSK, encoded by the exons atggccACAAGTTCTAAGCAAGCAACTGCTTCACAGCGTAATTTGAATGAGTTGAAACTACATTTCATGGAgaaattaatgaagaaaatattttgcttctaCGATGAACAGTCTTTAATTGATGTGACTTTTAAAGTTTCTAACCCAGAGGCTTT TATACCCGCGCATCGTTTGATACTCTCAGCAGCGAGTCCTTACTTTGAGAACCTCTTCAACGGCGATCGAGGCAATGCACATgtcatcgaaataaatgatattgATAGTGATATCTTTGAGCGCTTAATAACATTTTGCTACACCGGAAAAGCGCTGTTTACCGTTAACAATGTCGCTGCGACGCTGAAGGCGGCAATCGTGTTGCAATTGGAAGATGCCGCGACCATTTGCATGGACTTCATTATGTCGCACATCGATGAATGCACATTACAGGGTGTATATGCGTTAGAACGCGAAACGCAATGTGAACTTGTCAAGCGGAAAATCCACGAATACGAAATACAGAATTTCTTAGAG ATCAGCCAACGCGACGAGTTTCTCAATTTTGATGTTGAGAAATTGCAATGCCTTCTAAAATCGGACAATTTGAATATAACCTGTGAGGAAGATGCATATGGTGCCATAACTCGTTGGTATAATCATGATGTTTCTGCGCGCCAAGAACACCTCCCTCGTTTAGTCGCTTGCCTGCGGCTCACTCAATTCGATGTGGACTTCCTTTTGACTCACATTCAGTCATTACCTGGCTGTGAATTGTTGGCCCTCCAGGCGTCCACGTGGATCAGTAATCCCTCAGCACGAACTAAGATAAATATGCGATTTACTGAACCACGTGTAGGTATCGGTGCTGGAAATTGTGATGAGAAAACATTGCTGCTTGTTTACGAAGAG CATAATTCGTCGAAGGCATGTGCACTTCAATATAATAAAGCTGAGGACACATGGCAAAAATATGCGActctatataattataatataaactctAGTGCGATTTTAAAGGATgacaatttgttatttattggtgGTGATAGCTATAAATCACCATCCAAAAGTTTTCTCAGTTGGAATATTCCAAATAAAACATGgcgaaaattgtcaaaaatgaaCCATAGAAGACAAGACCATAGTGTTGTCGAATTAGAAGGaaaaatatacgctattggtGGTCGTGGTGAGAATGATACTATTTTGCAGTCAGTTGAAAG GTATACAGCATCCAATGGTTGGGAGTTCGTGGCACCTTTGATTACAGCACGTTGCGAGGCCGGTGCAGTGTCTTTGAATGGTAAAGTTTACATAATAGGCGGTTCGAATGGAAAAACCTTAAAATCCGTGGAATGCTATAACCCGGATTCGAATAGTTGGACTTATTGTGCAGTTATGCGCGAAGAGTATCCGAGCCTTAGT GTAGCTGCACATAATGGTGACATCTATGTTGTAGGCTATTTTAAAGGTATGCCAGCTGTTGAACGTTACGATCCTTACCGAGACACATGGACTCAG ATTTGCTCTCTGGATGGCAAACTAAATCTTACAACAAAACGCCCATATGTCCTCTCTGGTAATTGGTACGGTTTCGCTTGCGCATCTCTTGACAATGAACTATGGGCTATTGGTAGCAGCATGAACAATGAGACAACAGTCGAAGTTTATAACGAAGAAAATGATCATTGGGTACAGAAGAGGCCGTTACCCAAAGGTTTCATATATTCATGTTTTGTTATACCCGTAACTTTTCTgacttcaaaataa